The genomic window CCGGTAAGTCAGGTATCTCTGTAACTTTCGTTACACCAAACGAAATGAGCTACTTAAGAACAATTGAAAACTTAACTAAGAAGCGTATGAAACCACTTGCACCACCAACTGACAAAGAAGTTCTTAAAGGACAAATGGAATCAGTTAAGGATGATATCAAGGACACGCTCGCACATGATACTCACTTGGATCGTTTCAAAGATGCAGCCGAAGATCTGTTGAACGAGTATACTCCTGAACAATTAGTTATGGTTTACTTGTCATCAGCAATCAAGGATGCCGAAAGTGTTCCTGTCAAGATTGCTCCGGAACGTCCATTGCCAGGACGCAAGCAAAGTCATAATCGTTCCGGTCACGGTAAGAGACAACGATTCAATCGTAATCGTCGTGGCGGTGATCGTAATGAACATCGTGGCGGCAGACGTGGCGATGATCGTCGCAACAATCACGGCGGTGGTCGTGGTGGTAATAACAACAATAGCCACAGACGTAACGAAAATAAGAAACCATCACAATCCAAAAAATCATTCAAAATCAGAACAAATCTATAGTCAAACTTGGTTCATTGAACATTAATTAAATGTTTTATAATAACAATTATTAAGGGGGATAAGGCATTCAGTTGCTTTGCCCCTTTTTTGATTGAAAATAAGGTGAGAGAAGAATATGATTAAAGGCTTAGGAGTAGACATTGCAGAAATTGATCGGGTAAGAAAAATTTACGGACGACATCCTAAATTTATGGATAAAATACTTAATCCAGATGAGATCGTAGTTTTTAACAGTCTGAATACCGAGAAACAAAAGATGACTTATTTAACAGGTAGATTTTCAGCAAAAGAGTCATTTACTAAGGCAATGGGTACAGGACTAGGAAAAATTGGATTCCACGACTTGAGTATTTTGAATTATCCTTCCGGTCAGCCATACATCAAAACAGATATTTTTGAAGGAAATATTCAAATTTCAATATCTGATACTGATGAATTAGTTATCACCGAAGTTATCTTAGAGGAGGAATGATTATGATACCATCACTTCATAGACCTGCGACAGTTGAAGTAAACTTGGGAAATTTAAGAACCAACTTGGAAAATGAATTACGTGCAGTTCCTTCTGGGACCGACGTATTTGCAGTTGTAAAGGCCAATGCGTACGGTCATGGATTGGTTAAAGTTGCAAAGTTTGAAATCGAAAATGGTGCAGCCGGATTATGCGTAGCGACACTTGACGAAGGTATTGAAATCAGAGATGCAGGTATCGTTGCACCAATCTTAGTTTTGGGGATCACGCCAGTTAAGTATGCTGAGATCGCCAATAAGGCTGACATTTCGTTAACAGTTGGATCACTAGACTGGTTAGAACAAGCTGTTCAAGAAAACATTTATCAACTTAAAATTCATTTAGGTGTCGATAGTGGAATGGGACGGATTGGTTTCCAAACTAGAGATGCAGTTGTTGAAGCTTGCCAATTCATCAAGAATCATCCTGAATCATTTATTCCAGAAGGATTATTCACGCATTTTTCAACCGCTGATAGTCCCGATGAAGCTTATTTTAAAAAGCAGGTAGAGCGTTTCAAGGAATTGCACCGTGATCTACCAATCGACTTCAAATATATTCACTGTGCAAACTCAGCCACCGCTCTGTGGCATAAAGATCTAGCTATCAACATGGTTCGTTACGGTATTGCTTTATATGGATTGAACCCATCTCAGACTGATATCACGACTTTGCCATTTGATCTAAAACCTGCTTTAAGTCTCCATTCAGAGTTGGTATTCGTTAAACAAGTTGCTGCCGGAGAAAGCATTGGCTATGGAGCTACTTACACGACTAAAGAAAAAGAATGGATCGGAACAGTTCCGATTGGCTATGCAGATGGTTGGCTAAGGAGAATGTCGGGTTCGGACGTTTTGATCGATGGAGAAAGATGTCCGATCGTTGGTCGAGTATGTATGGATCAATTTATGGTTAAATTACCCCATAAAATGCCCGTAGGAGCCAAAGTTACTCTAATAGGTAAAAGTGGTAGCGATGAAATTACTTGCACTGACGTCGCACAATATGCCGATACAATCAATTATGAGATATTGTGTGGACTAGCAGAGAGATTGCCACGTGTCTATATTGAATAATTAGCATCTGAATAATGATACAAAATTAACAAATTATCCATTTTTTTAAGGTTGATCTGCAAGGGAATATTGCTAGATATAATGATTGCAGATATGAAGTAATGTGAATAGCATCACATGGCAATCTCACAAAATACACAAAAAGGCTAAATTTGAGTTTTACTCAACGATTTAGCCTTTTTTAGTAAATAAAATCGTAAAAAAGCTTATGCTTGAATCGCATAGATTGTGAAAATAATCGTAATATTATTACTCACAAGTTAAAAAAATCACAATAAACATGGCATATATTCAATCGATTTTATTTTCTGAAATGAATAATTATTATTGTAATAATAAAAAACGTGAATAGGAAAGTCAAAAAAGAGTCACATCAATTTGATGTGACTCTTTTTGAATTTTTAGTCTGAATTTGATCGTCAAATCCAGTTTATATGCGTGGCGGGAATGTGTGGGAATCGAACCCACCTAAGAAGCTACTAACCCCTCATACTAGTTTTGAAGACTAGAAGGAACACCAGAACCTATCCACTCCCAATTACAAATGCTATCAATTTACGTAAGCGATGTCAACAAAGTAATTAAGGAATTTATATTAGCCGATTATTAGATTCCAATATTGCCAAAAAGGAAAATTTGTTTTCAGAAATACATATAATGGCGAGAGCACAATAATGAAATAATTAACAGAAATCTAATTTTATTAAATGTGAAATATTTGCTTATTTTACAATTAATTTGTGATGATATGAACGTGCGAATGAAAACGGTTGTATTTCGCTATTCTAGTCGAAGGGGGTGAAAAATAATGGAAAAAGTCACTATTTTACTAAAACAACATGTTGGTGGACCTGATAAACCTATCGTTAAGGTTGGTCAACGTGTTAAAAGAGGTGAATTGATTGCTGAACCAGATGGTTTAGGAGCAAATATTCACGCT from Companilactobacillus sp. includes these protein-coding regions:
- the alr gene encoding alanine racemase, whose protein sequence is MIPSLHRPATVEVNLGNLRTNLENELRAVPSGTDVFAVVKANAYGHGLVKVAKFEIENGAAGLCVATLDEGIEIRDAGIVAPILVLGITPVKYAEIANKADISLTVGSLDWLEQAVQENIYQLKIHLGVDSGMGRIGFQTRDAVVEACQFIKNHPESFIPEGLFTHFSTADSPDEAYFKKQVERFKELHRDLPIDFKYIHCANSATALWHKDLAINMVRYGIALYGLNPSQTDITTLPFDLKPALSLHSELVFVKQVAAGESIGYGATYTTKEKEWIGTVPIGYADGWLRRMSGSDVLIDGERCPIVGRVCMDQFMVKLPHKMPVGAKVTLIGKSGSDEITCTDVAQYADTINYEILCGLAERLPRVYIE
- the acpS gene encoding holo-ACP synthase; the encoded protein is MIKGLGVDIAEIDRVRKIYGRHPKFMDKILNPDEIVVFNSLNTEKQKMTYLTGRFSAKESFTKAMGTGLGKIGFHDLSILNYPSGQPYIKTDIFEGNIQISISDTDELVITEVILEEE